A window from Desulfobaccales bacterium encodes these proteins:
- a CDS encoding PEP-CTERM sorting domain-containing protein gives MKKTHFVMTISALLVLATSSAWAVPTINIDESLEGALPKVTFSGFTTQGNPSVSTTNESVFIDGNLVANFINNGKFAEYGIKMLEPAFEGGGVSDFAILTVYDVNVTVPQRFTLSFFSDGATGFERELAAFDFKFPTAKEITETGGLQNLFDFPGLVVNAKSDVIPLPSTVLLLGSGLVGLAAYARRKHRQG, from the coding sequence ATGAAGAAAACCCATTTCGTCATGACGATCTCGGCCCTGCTGGTCCTGGCCACGTCCTCAGCCTGGGCGGTGCCGACCATCAACATTGATGAATCCTTAGAAGGCGCCCTCCCTAAGGTGACCTTCTCTGGCTTTACAACTCAGGGCAACCCGTCTGTATCTACGACTAATGAAAGCGTATTCATCGACGGCAACTTGGTCGCCAACTTTATCAACAATGGGAAGTTCGCGGAATATGGCATCAAGATGCTGGAACCGGCTTTCGAAGGCGGGGGGGTGAGCGATTTCGCCATCTTGACGGTATATGACGTCAATGTAACTGTGCCACAGCGATTCACCCTTTCCTTTTTTTCTGACGGGGCGACCGGATTTGAGAGGGAACTGGCAGCCTTTGATTTTAAATTTCCTACTGCTAAAGAGATAACGGAAACCGGAGGCCTCCAAAACTTATTCGACTTCCCTGGGTTGGTTGTAAATGCTAAATCTGACGTGATCCCCCTGCCCAGCACGGTGCTGCTCCTGGGCTCCGGCCTGGTAGGGCTGGCGGCCTATGCCCGGAGAAAGCACCGGCAAGGGTAA
- the elyC gene encoding envelope biogenesis factor ElyC, with amino-acid sequence MIFMVKKIVSQFLNPVSIGLEILVLGLFCLWATRMQRLGKIVVTLGTMFLLLLSLSFMSAKLLTPLEGRFPALLHPENMSWQGSADAASPKWIVVLGGGHVSDPRLPVNSQISQAALGRVVEGVRLYKAIPGSKLLLSGRGVYDPVPEADVMARIAVLLGVKLEDITLERNSRDTEEEAVLIAKMVGAQKIILVTSAAHMPRSVALFKKHGLQPIPAPADYLVKEAQGHDASRFFPKAGHLGQVESAWHEYLGLAWAWLRGSV; translated from the coding sequence ATGATCTTCATGGTGAAAAAAATCGTGTCTCAGTTCCTTAATCCGGTTTCCATCGGCCTGGAGATTTTGGTCCTGGGATTATTTTGCCTCTGGGCCACCAGGATGCAGCGCTTGGGGAAGATAGTGGTGACCCTGGGCACTATGTTCCTGCTCCTGCTGAGCTTATCGTTCATGTCTGCAAAACTCTTGACGCCCCTGGAAGGGCGCTTTCCCGCGCTCTTACATCCTGAGAATATGTCCTGGCAGGGGAGTGCTGATGCCGCTTCTCCCAAATGGATTGTAGTACTGGGAGGCGGGCACGTATCTGACCCCCGGCTACCGGTGAATAGCCAAATCAGCCAAGCGGCCCTGGGGCGCGTTGTGGAGGGGGTGCGTCTCTATAAAGCCATCCCGGGAAGCAAGCTGCTGCTCTCCGGCAGGGGAGTTTATGATCCTGTCCCGGAGGCCGACGTGATGGCCCGGATTGCCGTGCTCCTCGGGGTAAAGCTAGAAGATATCACGTTGGAGCGGAACTCCCGGGACACAGAGGAAGAAGCTGTCCTGATCGCCAAAATGGTGGGCGCTCAAAAAATTATTCTGGTCACCTCCGCCGCCCATATGCCGCGGTCCGTGGCCTTGTTTAAAAAGCACGGCCTACAGCCCATCCCGGCCCCGGCCGATTATCTGGTCAAGGAAGCCCAGGGGCATGATGCGAGCAGGTTTTTTCCCAAAGCCGGGCACTTGGGGCAGGTGGAATCCGCCTGGCACGAGTACCTGGGGCTGGCCTGGGCTTGGCTGCGCGGTTCAGTTTAA
- the polA gene encoding DNA polymerase I, translating into MAKESRVLYLIDISSYFYRAFHALPALSNSRGVPTNATYGVTTMLLKVLRERQPQHLALVFDAKGPTFRHNLYKDYKAHRPPMPEALVTQLPYIRQIIDALNLPSLVYEGYEADDLISTLVRRAREQGYEVEIISGDKDLLPLVAEGVDMWDPMKEVRYDPAAIREKYGLDPQELVEVRALAGDASDNIPGVPGIGEKTALKLIVRFHNLENLLAHISDLKEKAVKARLQEHAELARLSRQLTELDDQVPLEVDLEALHPGPPDRETLRQLFVDLEFTKLTKDLGFDSQPTAACSLALGADELERLARAVGDAGEMGLCFVTSEQHPVLAEVAGVGVAWQSGEAAYVPLTPGESVVWEKLGPLWAAPEIAKVGADLKAALLLAHRFGKKLKGLTGDILLASYLLNPGRYEQTLENVALHYLGITLQGPKELAGRPTTAVKLDRDLACQYAANRAEVALSLWPLLEKELRQEGLWELYTGLELPLVSTLASMEARGILLDREFLRRFGQDLAGAMQGLEQEIYALAGEEFLIQSPQQLGRILFEKMKLTPQKRTRGKTAYSTDVEVLQALASESPIAAKVLEYRSMGKLKSTYVDALLKLVDPATGRVHTTFLQSVAATGRLSSRDPNLQNIPVRGELGGQIRQAFVPETGRVFLSADYSQMELRILAHFSEDPILLKAFKDGIDIHRQTAAVVFGIHPELVTPEMRRQAKVVNFGIIYGMSAFGLAKQLGVGNRLASEFIQRYFAKYSGVKVYLENTLQQAREGGWVTTLMGRRRQTPQLTSSNRIVRQEAERSAINTPLQGTAADIIKKAMLEVETALAKAGLSGQMLLQLHDELLFEVPRTELADTARLVRQVMEGVVRLKVPLTVDLRVGENWGEMNFYSVKNLQANLFNQ; encoded by the coding sequence ATGGCCAAAGAATCCCGTGTCCTCTATCTTATTGACATCAGCTCCTATTTCTACCGGGCCTTTCATGCTCTGCCGGCCCTGTCCAATTCCCGAGGGGTGCCCACCAACGCCACTTACGGGGTGACCACTATGCTCCTCAAGGTGCTCAGGGAGCGGCAACCCCAACATCTGGCCCTGGTATTCGACGCCAAAGGCCCCACCTTCCGGCATAACCTCTATAAAGACTACAAGGCGCACCGGCCCCCTATGCCGGAGGCCCTGGTGACCCAGCTGCCCTACATCCGCCAGATTATCGATGCTCTCAATCTGCCTTCCCTGGTGTATGAAGGCTATGAAGCCGATGATCTTATCAGCACCTTGGTGCGGCGGGCCCGGGAGCAGGGCTATGAGGTTGAAATCATTTCCGGGGACAAGGATCTCCTCCCCCTGGTGGCCGAGGGGGTGGACATGTGGGATCCCATGAAGGAGGTGCGGTACGACCCGGCGGCTATTAGGGAAAAATATGGCTTGGACCCACAAGAACTGGTGGAAGTGCGGGCTTTGGCGGGAGATGCCAGCGACAATATTCCCGGGGTGCCGGGCATCGGGGAAAAGACCGCCCTCAAGTTGATCGTCCGGTTCCATAACCTGGAAAATTTGCTGGCCCATATAAGTGACCTTAAAGAAAAAGCGGTGAAAGCCCGATTGCAGGAACATGCCGAATTGGCGCGGCTCAGCCGGCAGTTGACGGAACTCGATGACCAGGTGCCGTTGGAAGTGGATCTGGAGGCGCTCCACCCCGGCCCGCCGGATCGTGAAACCCTACGTCAGCTGTTCGTGGATCTGGAATTCACCAAATTGACCAAGGATTTGGGATTCGATTCCCAACCAACGGCGGCCTGTTCCTTAGCGCTTGGGGCCGATGAGCTGGAGCGGCTAGCCAGGGCTGTGGGGGACGCAGGGGAGATGGGATTGTGCTTTGTCACCAGCGAACAGCACCCGGTGCTGGCGGAGGTCGCCGGGGTCGGGGTGGCCTGGCAGAGCGGTGAAGCTGCGTATGTCCCGTTGACACCGGGGGAATCCGTCGTGTGGGAGAAACTGGGGCCGCTTTGGGCTGCGCCGGAGATTGCCAAAGTGGGGGCGGATCTCAAGGCCGCACTGCTCCTGGCCCATCGTTTTGGGAAGAAGCTTAAGGGACTTACCGGCGATATTCTGCTGGCCTCATACCTCCTCAACCCCGGCCGGTACGAGCAGACCCTGGAAAATGTGGCGCTGCACTACCTGGGAATAACTCTGCAAGGCCCCAAAGAACTAGCGGGCCGGCCCACCACGGCGGTTAAGTTGGACCGGGATCTGGCCTGTCAGTACGCCGCCAACCGGGCCGAGGTGGCCCTCAGCCTCTGGCCCTTACTTGAAAAGGAGCTGCGCCAGGAAGGCCTCTGGGAGCTCTATACGGGCCTGGAATTGCCGTTGGTCAGTACCCTGGCGAGCATGGAGGCCCGTGGGATCCTCCTGGACCGGGAATTTCTGCGACGCTTCGGCCAGGACCTGGCAGGGGCGATGCAGGGGCTGGAACAAGAAATCTATGCCCTGGCGGGTGAAGAATTTCTTATCCAATCGCCCCAGCAATTGGGCCGCATCCTCTTTGAGAAAATGAAGCTCACACCCCAAAAGCGGACGCGGGGCAAAACCGCTTACTCAACCGACGTGGAGGTGCTTCAGGCCCTGGCCTCAGAAAGTCCCATCGCCGCCAAGGTCCTGGAGTACCGCAGCATGGGCAAGCTCAAATCCACCTACGTAGACGCCCTCCTGAAGTTGGTGGACCCGGCTACCGGACGGGTGCACACCACGTTTCTGCAGTCGGTGGCGGCCACGGGGCGTCTTTCCAGCCGGGACCCCAATTTGCAGAACATCCCGGTCCGGGGGGAGTTGGGAGGGCAGATTCGCCAGGCCTTTGTGCCGGAAACCGGCCGGGTATTCCTCAGCGCCGATTATTCCCAAATGGAACTGCGCATCCTGGCCCATTTCTCTGAGGACCCTATTCTTCTCAAGGCTTTTAAGGACGGGATCGACATCCACCGTCAGACCGCAGCGGTAGTGTTCGGCATCCATCCTGAGTTGGTGACTCCGGAGATGCGCCGGCAGGCCAAGGTGGTCAATTTCGGCATTATTTACGGCATGAGCGCCTTCGGCCTGGCCAAACAGCTAGGGGTGGGCAATCGCTTGGCTAGTGAGTTTATTCAGCGTTATTTTGCCAAATACTCCGGGGTTAAGGTATATTTGGAGAATACCTTGCAGCAGGCTCGAGAGGGGGGCTGGGTGACCACGCTCATGGGACGCCGGCGGCAGACGCCGCAGCTCACCAGCAGCAACCGTATCGTGCGGCAGGAGGCGGAGCGCAGCGCCATTAACACCCCGCTCCAGGGAACCGCGGCGGATATCATCAAAAAAGCAATGCTGGAAGTGGAAACGGCGCTAGCGAAGGCAGGCTTATCTGGACAGATGCTCCTGCAACTCCATGACGAGCTTTTATTTGAAGTGCCCCGGACTGAATTGGCGGACACCGCACGACTGGTGCGGCAGGTTATGGAGGGGGTCGTGCGGTTGAAAGTGCCTCTGACAGTGGACCTCAGGGTGGGAGAAAATTGGGGCGAGATGAATTTTTATTCTGTAAAGAATCTGCAGGCAAACCTGTTTAATCAATAA
- a CDS encoding HAMP domain-containing sensor histidine kinase, which translates to MKNPIDSLRACESLDGRIGPSPGSEASSQHGHSIVLSSLPADYSGEDEALERSFKELVRYYRHSSVGRRCLGIVHQMNTPLQVLSFQLDLLEQKAREELELLSESSLSSAEKLETLHLYRQEKFRQLRNELEKLQNFTRSLALQGMHEDTREKSHLDLNQVCGQELELYLSNPIFKHRITREFHFGDGLPLIYGHYIDFSQSFRNLIDNALEAMEGLEHCHLTVVTACLDRRFMVRIGDTGVGILPEQLPWIFEPYFTTKRTAVGPRAGLGLFMVRRLLAPYNAEIRVDSLPGATWLTLSIPLV; encoded by the coding sequence ATGAAAAATCCCATTGATAGCCTGAGAGCCTGTGAATCTCTTGACGGCAGAATAGGTCCGAGCCCCGGCTCCGAGGCCTCATCACAACATGGGCACTCTATTGTTTTATCATCTTTGCCCGCAGATTATTCCGGAGAGGATGAAGCCCTGGAACGGAGCTTCAAAGAATTGGTGCGTTACTATCGCCACTCCAGCGTAGGGCGCCGCTGTCTGGGCATCGTTCACCAGATGAATACTCCGCTGCAGGTCCTCTCCTTCCAGCTGGACCTTTTGGAGCAGAAAGCCCGGGAAGAACTGGAGCTTCTCAGCGAATCTTCCCTGTCCAGCGCCGAAAAGCTGGAGACTCTGCATCTCTACCGCCAGGAAAAATTTCGCCAACTACGGAATGAACTGGAAAAGCTGCAAAACTTTACTCGAAGCCTGGCTCTTCAAGGGATGCATGAGGACACCCGGGAGAAGTCTCACCTGGATCTCAATCAGGTCTGTGGGCAGGAACTTGAACTCTATCTGTCTAACCCGATTTTCAAACACCGGATTACCAGAGAATTTCACTTCGGGGATGGCCTGCCTCTAATCTATGGACACTATATCGATTTTAGTCAGAGTTTCCGGAATCTCATCGATAATGCCCTGGAAGCTATGGAAGGATTGGAGCACTGCCACTTGACGGTGGTCACAGCCTGCCTGGATAGACGATTTATGGTGCGCATCGGTGACACCGGGGTAGGGATCCTGCCCGAACAATTACCCTGGATCTTCGAACCCTACTTCACTACCAAGCGAACCGCTGTCGGGCCCCGGGCCGGCCTGGGGTTGTTCATGGTCCGCCGACTCCTGGCTCCCTACAATGCCGAAATTCGAGTGGACAGCCTCCCGGGTGCGACTTGGCTGACCCTCTCGATTCCGCTGGTTTAA
- a CDS encoding tetratricopeptide repeat protein, which yields MVSKGRLLVWLLPLFFLGAIFWLAWSQDHDFWRSKQSLYRAAQEAAGQGDQARAMELARKAWTRDPDSSENGILLSRIYLDAGQVKAALEISRQMMDRNPGPGALTIQAQALERLGETQAALDALALYLQRQPDDRNILGSAAGIAARHEKYYPQAVTYYQRLYGLDHDPQVRRLLVKLLASQDQYKEAIALQEEEVTEFPEDAEALHFLALLHYWKRDYQASSDIYQRLLEKGAGDSALRLEAAKAADAAHDTDRALNQYLWLYARNRGQKEYALALARIWAQKGNHAEAAGVLAPLMRQQPDLELRRWYALELLLIGDFDKAQKEYHQAWVAGDTHQETVINLARLYARKQRFKAAAGMWDEASRRQLIRGELRWEAALTYSYAHRYQDALEMIEPLRNQNSKDPKLLLFSGQLQFYQKHWSQAAHYFSTYLEQNPQDVEVRRQLAEILSFKRETRNDALNQYGEALKIKDDVNLRLRRISLLLEERKWDQAATELQECSTPEDSALLREQAHLYLWLGNLQEALSRYDLFLKKAPEDRVARLEKARVLTYLGRGSEALELLNRLRMEQPQEPVVRVAAIEAYLEIRDFPKALILAQKELEPLPKLSQDERALVARCYAHSTDPKNLYRAVDLLTENLWKNRSHQASLLILTSVLPRLPRYEDLNRVMNRLPGIKVGGPEQVAALGYFSGQLGRQAGKLNYLQNVLREYGNHRRPDSPGELLGLAALAMELEDQAAAVRYYERALRLRPHDQSIAKRLLACQMSQKNWGQALSLMEKDPNNPGAPLEMAKVYLMRHQYEGVKAAVAKIPADSPGYAQGLLLLVRACRGEQNFPEAQTTLAQLDGKVPREDYLMEKARNLEGMGDKGAAAVYQEIIAMKPDSQGAKVARARAARSQGNWGAAHKDFALALQDTPQDIELLNELEDVRQQMRPQLASRGFPGNRGERHPEEAQRPWQFSRFNREPQGLGLSNYLPAFVSDFLPIVQPEALYFTDSNKLYGGVVRVGGSFWITKVLPAQLGIEYREYNQNNQNVKYGQLDLGLNPVFSQGTDASSRLRRAEVSLGLGPLAAHDRLKLSGEIILRRYWKRDDFHVVQTGQVRSTLTTTPALRPFPFPIPVPTTSFLSEDLTKSYSFTSKDHKNRLMGTLELAFAAGPRTDATLRYSRRDIFDQDSYLFPRLYQSVINLTEAQITTYQQVDLSYNHQFRPGLDWRGFVGGAFYSDHNQRLTLYQGLNWQAVRQPRMHLEFNPHYFLTSYSQRHEAYFSPKIYNAIGIGVNFDKQIFRLPTLILQGTVQAVGEHGDWGPSLQGLAALEWEFVQNFYMDVHAFYFREWVDNYRLLTAGVSFRWRF from the coding sequence ATGGTTAGCAAAGGTCGCTTGCTGGTATGGTTGCTGCCCCTGTTTTTCTTAGGGGCAATCTTTTGGCTCGCCTGGAGTCAGGACCATGACTTCTGGAGGTCCAAGCAATCTTTATACCGTGCGGCCCAGGAGGCGGCGGGCCAGGGCGATCAGGCTCGCGCCATGGAACTGGCCCGGAAGGCTTGGACCCGGGACCCGGATAGTTCAGAAAACGGCATTCTTTTGAGCCGGATTTATCTTGATGCCGGACAAGTTAAGGCGGCCCTGGAGATTTCCCGCCAGATGATGGATCGGAACCCCGGGCCCGGCGCCTTGACGATTCAGGCCCAGGCCTTGGAGCGGCTGGGGGAGACCCAAGCGGCGTTGGACGCACTGGCCTTGTACCTTCAGCGCCAGCCGGATGATCGGAACATCCTGGGGTCCGCAGCCGGCATCGCGGCCCGTCATGAGAAGTATTATCCTCAGGCGGTCACGTATTATCAGCGCCTTTACGGATTGGACCACGACCCCCAGGTGCGGCGGCTGCTGGTGAAACTGTTGGCGTCGCAAGACCAGTATAAAGAGGCCATCGCCCTTCAGGAAGAGGAGGTGACCGAGTTCCCTGAGGACGCCGAAGCCCTCCACTTCCTGGCCCTCCTGCATTATTGGAAGCGGGACTATCAAGCCTCCAGTGATATTTACCAGCGCTTGCTGGAAAAGGGCGCGGGAGATTCAGCGTTGCGCCTGGAGGCTGCTAAAGCCGCAGATGCCGCCCATGATACTGACCGAGCTTTGAATCAGTATCTCTGGCTCTATGCCCGCAATCGGGGCCAGAAGGAATATGCCCTGGCCCTCGCCCGGATCTGGGCCCAAAAAGGTAACCATGCGGAAGCCGCAGGGGTTTTGGCCCCTCTAATGCGGCAACAACCCGATCTGGAATTACGGCGCTGGTACGCCTTGGAGTTGCTCCTCATCGGGGATTTCGACAAGGCCCAGAAAGAATACCACCAGGCCTGGGTGGCTGGAGATACTCACCAGGAAACCGTCATCAATCTAGCCCGCCTCTACGCCCGGAAGCAACGTTTTAAAGCGGCCGCGGGTATGTGGGATGAAGCTTCCCGGCGACAGCTCATCAGGGGCGAGCTACGGTGGGAAGCGGCCTTGACTTATTCCTACGCCCACCGTTATCAGGATGCCTTGGAAATGATTGAGCCATTGCGCAATCAAAACTCCAAGGATCCGAAACTGCTGCTCTTTTCCGGGCAACTCCAATTCTATCAGAAGCACTGGAGCCAGGCGGCCCATTACTTTTCCACGTATCTGGAACAAAATCCCCAGGACGTGGAGGTGAGGCGCCAATTGGCCGAAATCCTATCGTTCAAGCGCGAAACGCGGAATGATGCCTTGAACCAGTACGGCGAAGCTCTAAAAATCAAAGATGACGTCAATCTACGCCTGCGGCGCATTAGTCTCCTCCTGGAAGAGAGGAAATGGGATCAGGCGGCCACGGAATTGCAGGAATGCTCCACTCCTGAGGACTCGGCCCTTCTCCGGGAGCAGGCCCATCTCTACCTTTGGTTGGGCAACCTGCAAGAAGCCTTGAGTAGATATGATCTTTTCCTCAAGAAGGCTCCCGAGGATCGCGTCGCCCGTCTGGAAAAGGCCCGGGTTTTGACCTATCTGGGGCGGGGTTCCGAAGCCCTGGAGCTTCTGAACCGCCTGCGCATGGAGCAACCACAGGAACCGGTGGTGCGCGTGGCGGCCATCGAAGCCTACCTGGAAATTAGGGATTTTCCCAAGGCCCTGATTCTGGCCCAGAAGGAACTGGAGCCGTTACCTAAGTTGAGCCAGGATGAGCGAGCTCTGGTGGCCCGATGTTATGCCCATTCCACTGACCCCAAAAATCTCTATCGGGCCGTGGACTTACTCACCGAGAATCTCTGGAAGAACCGCTCCCATCAGGCCTCCCTGCTGATCTTGACCTCAGTCTTACCCCGGCTGCCGCGCTATGAGGACCTGAACCGGGTGATGAATCGGTTGCCCGGGATCAAGGTGGGAGGTCCGGAACAGGTCGCGGCCCTGGGCTATTTTTCCGGACAACTGGGGCGACAGGCTGGCAAACTCAATTATCTGCAGAATGTCCTCCGGGAATATGGCAACCACCGGCGTCCGGATAGTCCCGGGGAGCTTTTAGGGCTGGCGGCTCTGGCCATGGAATTGGAAGACCAGGCCGCTGCAGTCCGCTATTACGAGCGGGCTTTAAGACTTCGGCCACACGATCAATCGATCGCCAAGCGTCTCCTGGCATGCCAGATGTCCCAGAAGAATTGGGGCCAGGCCCTGAGCCTCATGGAGAAAGACCCGAACAATCCCGGCGCGCCTCTGGAGATGGCCAAAGTTTATCTCATGCGCCATCAATATGAGGGAGTCAAGGCCGCGGTGGCCAAAATCCCGGCGGATTCTCCGGGTTATGCCCAGGGGCTTCTCCTATTGGTCCGGGCTTGCCGGGGAGAACAAAACTTTCCGGAGGCTCAGACAACCCTTGCCCAGTTGGACGGCAAGGTTCCTCGGGAAGACTACCTCATGGAAAAGGCCAGAAATCTGGAAGGCATGGGGGATAAAGGGGCGGCCGCGGTCTACCAGGAAATCATCGCCATGAAACCAGATTCCCAGGGCGCCAAGGTGGCCCGGGCCCGGGCAGCCCGCTCTCAAGGCAATTGGGGGGCGGCCCATAAGGATTTTGCTCTGGCCTTGCAGGATACACCCCAGGATATCGAGTTACTTAACGAATTGGAGGATGTTCGCCAGCAGATGAGGCCGCAGTTGGCCTCCCGGGGCTTTCCCGGCAACCGGGGAGAACGCCATCCCGAAGAGGCCCAGCGTCCCTGGCAATTCTCCCGCTTTAACCGGGAGCCCCAGGGTTTGGGACTCAGCAATTATCTGCCGGCCTTTGTCTCTGATTTCCTGCCCATCGTCCAACCCGAAGCCCTCTATTTCACCGACAGCAACAAGCTCTACGGCGGGGTTGTGCGGGTTGGCGGCAGCTTTTGGATCACCAAAGTGCTGCCGGCCCAATTGGGGATCGAATACCGGGAATACAATCAGAACAACCAGAACGTCAAGTATGGTCAGCTTGATTTAGGGTTAAACCCGGTATTCTCCCAAGGAACCGATGCGTCTAGCCGCTTACGCCGGGCCGAAGTTTCCTTGGGGCTGGGGCCTCTGGCGGCACATGATCGCCTGAAGCTTAGCGGGGAAATTATTTTGCGCCGTTATTGGAAGCGGGACGATTTTCATGTAGTCCAAACCGGACAAGTTCGGTCGACATTGACTACTACCCCTGCATTAAGGCCATTTCCATTCCCAATTCCCGTTCCTACAACATCTTTTTTATCAGAAGATCTTACTAAATCTTATTCTTTTACTTCAAAAGACCATAAGAACCGCCTCATGGGAACCCTGGAACTGGCGTTCGCCGCCGGACCCCGTACCGATGCCACGTTACGGTACAGCCGCCGGGATATCTTTGACCAGGATTCTTACCTGTTTCCCCGCCTTTACCAATCGGTTATCAATCTCACGGAGGCTCAAATCACCACGTATCAGCAGGTGGACCTCTCATATAATCACCAATTTCGCCCGGGCTTGGACTGGCGGGGCTTTGTTGGGGGCGCCTTCTATTCCGATCATAACCAGCGCTTGACCTTATACCAGGGCTTAAATTGGCAGGCCGTGCGACAACCTCGGATGCACCTGGAGTTTAACCCGCACTATTTCCTGACATCCTATAGCCAGCGGCACGAAGCCTATTTCAGCCCCAAGATCTATAATGCCATCGGTATCGGGGTGAACTTCGACAAGCAAATCTTCCGCCTCCCCACCTTGATCCTCCAGGGAACGGTGCAAGCCGTGGGCGAGCATGGGGATTGGGGTCCGTCCCTCCAAGGGTTGGCTGCCCTGGAATGGGAATTTGTTCAGAATTTTTACATGGATGTACATGCCTTCTATTTTCGGGAATGGGTGGACAACTATCGACTCCTTACCGCCGGGGTCTCGTTCCGCTGGCGCTTTTAA
- a CDS encoding glycosyltransferase gives MNEPGSGLEHLAYRHWARLFSLIALSVGLAYLGWLGRLVFLSRAALDISFFLAEILSYLLLCLLCYSTWFLQPNRPEDPKGHGNFSVDIFVPCCGEPLEVITTTLRAVQQINYRPLEVYVLDDAASPAVAALAHSCGFQYLSRAQAGAPRQDAKSGNLNFGLSQSRGDLILVLDADQVPSPEILDRLAGIFHRPQVGYVQSKQAFFLPEGDPYYNSDKVFYETIQLHNDQANAVISCGSGVVYRRQALQEMGGFSSWNLVEDFTSSYELVSRGWKGVYYPYPLSRGLAPMTLGGVYRQRFQWCLDTMRLFFWDNPLFKSGLSWLQKTHFLFIMVSYLASGLVFPLFYTIPLVVYCRGQSCIIGDELAYGVLRGVYLLSTILMFRYLFFGKEPLRQFKMLCSLFPVHTLAILAALLYPPGRKPAYRVNNAGSLTHVSPWWQLAPHLGFIFLHLSLPVVALLRGWCEPRLVFFNAVFSAAIIWILGDLVLAVMIRPRWLPAMDPKRVYG, from the coding sequence ATGAATGAACCTGGTTCCGGCCTGGAGCACCTTGCATACCGTCACTGGGCCAGGCTCTTCTCCCTGATTGCCTTATCCGTAGGGCTGGCCTATCTGGGCTGGCTAGGTAGACTGGTGTTCCTCAGCCGCGCCGCGCTGGATATCTCGTTCTTTCTGGCTGAGATCCTGTCCTATCTCCTCCTCTGCCTCTTGTGTTACAGCACCTGGTTCCTTCAGCCAAATCGCCCGGAAGACCCGAAGGGCCACGGCAATTTTTCCGTGGATATTTTCGTTCCCTGCTGTGGCGAACCCCTGGAAGTCATCACCACCACGCTCCGGGCGGTTCAGCAGATTAACTACCGGCCTCTGGAAGTTTACGTTTTAGATGATGCCGCGTCCCCGGCAGTGGCCGCCCTGGCCCACTCTTGTGGATTTCAGTACCTTTCCCGCGCTCAAGCAGGGGCGCCCCGCCAGGATGCCAAAAGCGGCAACCTTAATTTCGGTCTGAGCCAGAGTCGCGGCGATTTGATTCTGGTCCTGGACGCCGACCAGGTGCCAAGTCCGGAGATCCTGGATCGGCTGGCAGGTATTTTCCATCGGCCGCAAGTGGGCTATGTCCAAAGCAAGCAGGCTTTTTTCTTGCCCGAAGGTGATCCGTATTACAACAGTGATAAGGTCTTTTACGAAACTATCCAGTTACACAATGACCAGGCCAACGCCGTGATTTCTTGTGGTTCCGGGGTGGTGTATCGCCGCCAGGCCCTCCAGGAGATGGGGGGGTTCTCTTCCTGGAACCTTGTGGAAGATTTCACCTCTTCTTATGAATTGGTTAGCCGGGGCTGGAAAGGAGTTTACTATCCTTACCCCCTCTCCCGAGGCCTGGCGCCTATGACCCTGGGTGGGGTCTATCGCCAGCGTTTCCAATGGTGCCTGGACACCATGCGCCTCTTCTTCTGGGACAATCCCCTCTTCAAATCCGGTCTGTCCTGGCTGCAAAAGACACATTTTCTTTTTATTATGGTGAGTTATTTGGCCAGTGGACTTGTATTCCCTTTGTTTTACACCATTCCGCTGGTCGTTTACTGTCGCGGCCAGTCCTGCATTATCGGCGACGAACTGGCCTATGGGGTCTTGCGCGGCGTCTATCTTCTGAGCACTATCCTGATGTTCCGTTATCTCTTTTTTGGCAAAGAACCGCTCAGGCAGTTCAAAATGCTCTGCAGCCTGTTTCCGGTGCATACGCTGGCCATCCTTGCGGCCCTGCTCTATCCACCCGGTCGCAAGCCCGCTTACCGGGTCAACAATGCCGGGTCTCTTACTCATGTCAGTCCGTGGTGGCAATTGGCTCCGCATCTTGGGTTCATTTTCCTGCACCTGAGCCTGCCGGTAGTGGCTCTCTTAAGGGGATGGTGTGAGCCCCGGCTGGTTTTTTTCAACGCCGTGTTTTCTGCCGCAATTATTTGGATTTTGGGGGATCTGGTGCTGGCGGTCATGATCAGACCTAGGTGGCTTCCCGCCATGGATCCCAAGCGGGTTTATGGTTAG